DNA from Streptomyces rishiriensis:
GGCCGCCGCCGCCCTTCGCGGCACCGCCCTTGGCACCACCGCTGCGGCCGCGGGCACCCCCGGCGGCGCCCTTGCCCGCACCGCCTGCCGCCTGCGGCTTCCGACGCTCGCCCTTGCGCTCCGGCGCCGCGGTCTGCGGGGCGCGGCCCCGCGTGCTGTTCACGGTGCGGCCGCGGACGATGCCGATGAAGTCCTCGACCAGCTCGGTGGTCGCGTCCTCGGGCCAGGCGAGGGCGATGTCCGACTGCGGAGCGTCGACGACCGTCCGGTAGGTGAGATCCTTGCGGTGGTGGAGGCGGGCCAGGGACTGGGGCACGACCAGCACGCCGATGTTCGCCGCGACCAGTTCGACCGCGTCCTCGGTGGTCGCCGGGCGCTCGAAGGCGGCCTCGCCGGGCGGCTTCTCCCAGCCGAGCACGTCGTCGAGCGGGTGGAGGACCACCTCGTCGGCGAGGTCGGCCACCGTGACCTCCTCGGCCGCGGTGATCAGGTGGTCCCTGGGGACGACGACGACCGTGGTCTCCGTGTACAGAGGGATCGCGCTGAACACCGTACGGTCGACGGGAAGGCGCACGAACGCGGCGTCCGCGGCGCCGTCGCGCAAGACGTCGGAGGCCTCCGCCGGGGTCACCTGGAGGAGCGTGAGGGCTGTGTCGGGCAGGCGCTCGGCCCAGATC
Protein-coding regions in this window:
- a CDS encoding LysR family substrate-binding domain-containing protein; the protein is MTDSADSSSFRLAYVPGVTPAKWVRIWAERLPDTALTLLQVTPAEASDVLRDGAADAAFVRLPVDRTVFSAIPLYTETTVVVVPRDHLITAAEEVTVADLADEVVLHPLDDVLGWEKPPGEAAFERPATTEDAVELVAANIGVLVVPQSLARLHHRKDLTYRTVVDAPQSDIALAWPEDATTELVEDFIGIVRGRTVNSTRGRAPQTAAPERKGERRKPQAAGGAGKGAAGGARGRSGGAKGGAAKGGGGRRGTGGGKPRRRS